In Candidatus Babeliales bacterium, a genomic segment contains:
- the rplM gene encoding 50S ribosomal protein L13, which yields MNMNKTFYPRKEDVAAGWCHIDADGKVLGRLATFVADRLRGKDKAHYTPHTDCGDYVVITNADKIFLSGDKWEDKEYVTVSGWKGGKKETSAKDLHKKHPTHLVELAVKRMLPKNKLSRQIIKKLKVYAGSEHPHFAQGPVTVELEIQQPRG from the coding sequence ATGAATATGAATAAAACGTTTTATCCACGCAAAGAAGATGTAGCAGCTGGATGGTGTCATATTGATGCTGATGGTAAAGTTCTTGGACGTTTGGCTACATTTGTTGCGGATAGACTGCGTGGTAAAGACAAAGCACACTATACACCGCACACTGATTGTGGCGATTATGTGGTAATTACCAATGCAGATAAAATCTTTCTTTCTGGCGACAAATGGGAAGATAAAGAGTATGTTACTGTAAGTGGTTGGAAAGGTGGAAAAAAAGAAACTTCCGCTAAAGACTTGCACAAAAAGCATCCAACGCATCTTGTTGAATTGGCAGTAAAACGTATGTTGCCTAAAAACAAACTCAGCAGACAAATCATTAAAAAGCTTAAAGTATACGCAGGATCAGAACATCCCCACTTCGCTCAAGGGCCAGTAACGGTTGAATTAGAAATACAACAACCGCGCGGCTAA